A genomic window from Archaeoglobus neptunius includes:
- a CDS encoding aldehyde ferredoxin oxidoreductase family protein, protein MAGGYMGKILKVNLTDGSINELPLNEEIARKYLGGKGYAVRLLYEYLTEYEKLGLAPEDINPFGEYNVLIFATGPATGVTGFPESGRYHVMTLRSPLTGGIGSANSGGRFGPYMKFAGYDMIIVEGKSTEPVYLEITDGSAEIKNANDLWGKNTFDTTKVLTERVGGGCSVACIGPAGENLVHFACIINEEHRAAGRTGVGAVMGSKKLKAIVVKGDRKPEIAEPDEFKKASREAMDKIKKNPITGEGLPKYGTAVLVNVINNAGALPFKNWQEAYHERADEISGETMEAKYLRKRVACWGCAIGCGRATEVKTGPFQIFNTEGPEYESIWALGNDTGVINLEAIIKANHLCDELGLDTISMGSTIACAMELYEKGHVKDEDLQGLDLSFGKDGAMVEAVWRTAYKSGFGKYLALGSKRLAEMFGAPDLSMSVKGLEMPAYDPRGIKGIGLNYATANRGGCHVTGYTVSPEIVGLPEKIDPLTYEGKAAWVKAFQDFTCVVNSAVNCLFTTFALGADDYAVMLSKVTGWDLNADEIMRIGERIYNLERMIINRFGFDGRYDTLPRRLLEEPLKEGPAKGQVVELDKMKEEYYQLRGWVDGRPTEEKLKELEIP, encoded by the coding sequence ATGGCTGGAGGGTATATGGGCAAGATTTTGAAAGTGAATTTGACCGATGGTAGCATCAATGAGCTGCCCCTTAATGAAGAAATAGCAAGAAAGTACCTCGGCGGAAAGGGTTATGCTGTAAGGTTGCTCTATGAGTACCTTACCGAGTACGAAAAACTTGGTCTGGCTCCTGAAGACATCAACCCGTTTGGAGAGTATAACGTTCTGATATTTGCAACAGGTCCGGCAACTGGAGTTACCGGCTTTCCAGAGTCGGGAAGATACCACGTGATGACCCTGAGAAGTCCTCTTACAGGAGGAATTGGCTCGGCAAACAGTGGAGGGAGATTCGGACCATACATGAAGTTTGCCGGATACGATATGATAATTGTCGAGGGAAAGAGCACAGAACCAGTTTATCTCGAGATTACTGATGGATCTGCGGAGATAAAGAATGCAAATGATCTCTGGGGCAAAAACACGTTTGACACAACAAAGGTGCTGACAGAGAGAGTTGGAGGGGGATGCAGCGTTGCATGTATTGGGCCAGCAGGTGAAAATCTGGTTCACTTTGCATGCATAATCAACGAGGAACACAGGGCTGCCGGCAGGACAGGAGTGGGGGCAGTTATGGGTTCGAAAAAGCTCAAGGCCATCGTTGTTAAGGGCGACAGAAAGCCTGAAATCGCAGAACCCGACGAGTTCAAAAAAGCTTCCAGAGAGGCCATGGATAAAATAAAAAAGAATCCGATTACGGGCGAAGGGTTGCCGAAATACGGTACGGCAGTACTTGTCAACGTTATCAACAATGCCGGGGCTCTGCCGTTCAAAAACTGGCAGGAGGCCTATCATGAAAGGGCTGACGAAATCAGTGGAGAGACAATGGAGGCGAAGTATCTGAGAAAAAGAGTTGCATGCTGGGGATGTGCAATTGGGTGCGGAAGAGCCACGGAGGTGAAAACCGGCCCATTCCAGATATTCAACACGGAAGGTCCTGAATACGAATCCATCTGGGCTCTGGGAAACGATACCGGAGTGATCAACCTCGAAGCCATAATCAAGGCCAACCATCTCTGTGATGAGCTTGGCCTAGATACGATATCAATGGGTTCAACGATTGCCTGTGCAATGGAGCTCTACGAAAAAGGCCACGTGAAGGATGAGGATCTGCAGGGTCTTGACCTGTCGTTCGGAAAAGATGGTGCGATGGTCGAAGCCGTGTGGAGAACCGCCTACAAGTCCGGATTTGGTAAGTATCTGGCACTCGGCAGCAAAAGGCTCGCTGAGATGTTCGGTGCTCCTGACCTTTCGATGAGCGTGAAAGGACTTGAAATGCCAGCCTACGACCCCAGAGGAATTAAGGGTATAGGCCTCAACTACGCAACCGCAAACAGGGGCGGGTGCCATGTTACCGGCTACACGGTCTCACCGGAGATAGTGGGGCTACCGGAAAAGATAGACCCGCTTACCTATGAGGGGAAGGCGGCATGGGTCAAGGCTTTTCAGGACTTTACATGCGTTGTTAATTCTGCAGTGAACTGTCTGTTCACCACATTCGCGCTGGGAGCGGATGACTATGCCGTTATGCTGTCCAAGGTAACCGGATGGGATCTAAATGCGGACGAAATAATGAGAATTGGAGAAAGAATTTACAACCTCGAAAGGATGATAATAAACAGGTTCGGATTCGATGGCAGGTATGACACTCTCCCAAGGAGATTGCTCGAAGAACCGCTTAAAGAAGGGCCTGCCAAGGGACAGGTGGTTGAGCTGGACAAAATGAAGGAAGAATACTACCAGCTACGTGGATGGGTCGACGGCAGACCAACAGAAGAAAAACTGAAAGAGCTGGAAATTCCCTAA
- a CDS encoding SDH family Clp fold serine proteinase yields MTGYADSMASLSGLVWILLFLYLIFAPQLKHQKLLVARRRLMEAIGKKRGSNVITMIHRQESIGFLGIPIYRFIDIDDSEKVLRAIRNTPKDKPIDLIIHTPGGLVLAATQIAKALHDHPAKTTVIVPHYAMSGGTLIALAADEILMDPHAVLGPVDPQLMNFPAPSILRAIEKKEPKDIDDQTLIMADIAEKAIKQVRETVFELLKSKMDEEKAKEVSRILTEGRWTHDYPLTLDVLRGLGLNVSTDVPVEVYELMELYPQPMMQRHPGVEFVPTPRGKNGQSMIKF; encoded by the coding sequence ATGACCGGTTACGCAGACTCAATGGCATCACTGAGCGGTCTGGTGTGGATACTGCTTTTCCTTTACCTCATTTTCGCCCCGCAGCTTAAACACCAGAAGTTGCTGGTGGCCAGAAGAAGGCTGATGGAGGCCATTGGTAAGAAAAGAGGCAGCAATGTAATTACGATGATACACAGACAGGAGAGCATTGGATTTCTCGGCATCCCCATTTACAGATTCATTGATATTGATGACTCGGAGAAGGTTCTCAGGGCAATAAGGAACACGCCAAAGGACAAGCCAATAGACCTGATCATTCACACGCCGGGTGGACTCGTTTTGGCTGCAACTCAGATAGCAAAAGCTCTGCACGATCATCCGGCGAAAACCACAGTGATTGTCCCGCACTATGCCATGAGTGGAGGAACGCTTATAGCTCTGGCAGCGGACGAAATTCTGATGGACCCTCATGCTGTCCTTGGCCCTGTTGATCCCCAACTGATGAACTTTCCAGCTCCATCGATTTTGAGGGCTATTGAGAAAAAGGAACCGAAGGATATTGATGATCAGACACTTATCATGGCAGATATTGCTGAAAAAGCCATAAAACAGGTCAGAGAAACCGTTTTTGAGCTGCTAAAGAGTAAAATGGACGAGGAGAAGGCGAAAGAAGTTTCAAGAATACTCACAGAGGGAAGATGGACTCATGATTATCCTTTGACACTGGATGTCCTGAGGGGTCTGGGGCTGAATGTTTCAACTGATGTACCGGTCGAGGTTTACGAGCTTATGGAACTGTACCCTCAGCCAATGATGCAGAGACATCCGGGCGTCGAGTTCGTTCCAACCCCGAGGGGTAAAAACGGGCAGAGCATGATAAAATTCTAA
- a CDS encoding TPD domain-containing protein, producing MRVSVNEFWRIRRELRTIRDIGKMQYPRGMLHCILQQKKVESVKRKYHTFADKIPEIVDFWERNKSFPKWLTLPPVMKIRLLMKGMGYSAKTINRALRDPENTVEDEQLAEKIKDAVLRDYVYSPIAARLQRARGRLGEMALAYELEKKGLEFKTERDLKGLFRKTPDFYFDEPVEFLGKKLKWIESKALFGDPLSHDLYWRKQYSKYHEMFGEGLVVYWLGCIEGLEVSDGSEFKNGYRNSLLDMLLYITDSKDEKYAERLDAVFVETNESNSILAAERIVDAYARGRVLAFTDKKREVLRILRNMGFDVVVI from the coding sequence ATGAGAGTTTCCGTGAACGAATTCTGGAGAATCAGAAGGGAACTTAGAACCATCCGAGATATTGGAAAAATGCAGTATCCAAGAGGAATGCTTCACTGCATTCTTCAGCAGAAAAAGGTCGAAAGTGTAAAACGCAAGTATCATACATTCGCAGATAAAATTCCTGAGATCGTGGACTTCTGGGAGAGGAACAAGAGCTTTCCCAAGTGGCTGACCCTGCCACCAGTGATGAAAATAAGACTTTTGATGAAGGGAATGGGCTATTCTGCAAAAACGATTAACAGAGCTTTAAGAGATCCCGAAAATACGGTTGAGGATGAACAACTTGCAGAGAAGATAAAAGATGCCGTGCTGAGAGACTACGTGTACTCTCCCATTGCCGCAAGACTTCAAAGGGCCAGAGGCAGGCTTGGAGAGATGGCTCTGGCATATGAACTTGAGAAGAAGGGTTTGGAATTCAAAACAGAGAGGGACCTGAAAGGGCTGTTCAGAAAAACCCCCGACTTTTATTTCGACGAACCAGTAGAATTCCTTGGCAAAAAGCTGAAATGGATAGAGAGCAAGGCACTGTTTGGGGATCCGCTAAGCCATGATCTCTACTGGAGAAAGCAGTACTCCAAATACCACGAAATGTTCGGTGAAGGGCTTGTGGTCTACTGGCTGGGGTGCATTGAAGGACTTGAAGTTAGTGATGGCTCGGAATTCAAAAACGGATACAGAAATTCTCTGCTGGACATGCTTCTTTACATTACCGACTCAAAGGATGAGAAGTATGCCGAAAGACTCGATGCTGTTTTTGTGGAAACCAACGAGAGTAACTCGATTCTTGCAGCGGAGAGGATTGTGGACGCATACGCCAGAGGACGGGTACTGGCCTTCACCGATAAAAAGAGAGAAGTTTTGAGAATTTTGAGGAATATGGGGTTCGATGTTGTGGTTATTTAG
- a CDS encoding NMD3-related protein: MNHPCIIQVRDVKPEKIKIVKTMALKTNAKIESSRYGLDIYFEDVNEARKLISKLRKTMKFRIKMSTKYAGLRGSRVRVLFVYSLRGC; the protein is encoded by the coding sequence GTGAATCACCCCTGCATTATACAGGTAAGGGATGTTAAGCCCGAAAAAATTAAAATCGTGAAAACCATGGCTTTAAAAACCAACGCCAAAATAGAAAGTTCCAGATATGGGCTGGACATCTATTTTGAAGATGTTAACGAGGCCAGAAAACTAATCTCCAAGCTAAGGAAGACCATGAAGTTCAGAATCAAGATGAGCACAAAGTATGCAGGATTGAGAGGAAGCAGGGTTAGGGTGCTTTTTGTTTACTCTTTAAGGGGATGCTGA
- the hxlA gene encoding 3-hexulose-6-phosphate synthase: MNRPILQVALDLLELKRAVEIAGEAIEGGANWIEAGTPLIKSEGMNAIRELKKKYKGHKILADMKTIDTGAVEVEMAAKSGADVVIILALSDDDTIAEAIRAARKYGCEVMVDLINVPEPVKRAQEVEELGVDYLNVHVGIDQQMKGLDPLEVLGDVVKNASIPVAAAGGLDAERAAACVAMGASIVIVGSNIVKSRNVTESARKIREAIDRASEKAEIRMERKTLDEEIRRLLMEVSTPNVSDAMHRARAMNGVYPLVRGKKVVGKAVTVSTMDGDWAKTVEAINVAGEGDVLVIKCSGDTAAVWGELATRSCLNRKIAGVIIDGAVRDVDDIRDLGYPVFARKEVPNAGEPKGFGEINVKIICGGIEVNPGDWIIADDNGVMVIPKRRAYEIARRALEVKKSEDRIRGEIEEKGRTLADVVELYKWEKVQ; encoded by the coding sequence ATGAACCGACCTATCCTTCAGGTTGCTCTCGACCTTCTTGAACTCAAAAGGGCTGTTGAGATTGCTGGAGAGGCGATAGAAGGTGGGGCGAACTGGATTGAGGCTGGAACGCCATTAATTAAAAGCGAAGGTATGAATGCAATCAGGGAACTGAAGAAAAAGTATAAAGGTCACAAAATCCTTGCTGATATGAAAACAATTGATACCGGTGCTGTTGAGGTTGAAATGGCTGCGAAAAGCGGAGCTGATGTGGTTATTATCTTAGCCCTTTCCGATGACGATACAATTGCGGAGGCCATAAGGGCTGCGAGAAAATACGGCTGTGAAGTGATGGTTGACTTAATAAATGTTCCTGAACCTGTAAAAAGAGCGCAGGAGGTTGAAGAACTCGGTGTTGACTATCTTAATGTTCATGTCGGTATCGATCAGCAGATGAAGGGTCTGGACCCCCTCGAGGTCTTGGGCGATGTTGTGAAAAACGCATCCATACCGGTGGCGGCCGCCGGAGGACTTGATGCCGAAAGGGCAGCGGCATGTGTGGCGATGGGTGCAAGTATTGTCATCGTGGGGAGCAACATCGTAAAATCGAGAAATGTGACGGAGTCTGCAAGAAAGATAAGAGAGGCTATAGACAGGGCTTCCGAGAAAGCGGAGATTCGAATGGAAAGAAAAACCCTTGACGAGGAGATAAGGCGGCTGCTGATGGAGGTTTCCACCCCAAACGTGAGCGATGCCATGCACAGGGCAAGAGCCATGAACGGGGTTTATCCGCTTGTGCGGGGCAAGAAGGTGGTGGGTAAAGCTGTAACTGTAAGTACAATGGATGGAGATTGGGCAAAAACTGTCGAGGCCATAAACGTTGCTGGCGAGGGAGACGTTCTCGTCATCAAATGTTCGGGAGACACTGCGGCAGTATGGGGGGAGCTTGCCACGAGAAGCTGTCTGAACAGGAAGATTGCAGGTGTTATCATAGATGGGGCTGTGAGGGATGTTGATGACATCAGAGATCTCGGATACCCTGTGTTCGCCAGAAAGGAGGTGCCAAACGCAGGGGAGCCGAAGGGTTTTGGTGAAATCAATGTCAAGATAATCTGCGGTGGAATAGAGGTAAATCCCGGGGACTGGATCATTGCTGACGACAATGGGGTTATGGTAATTCCAAAGAGGAGGGCTTACGAGATAGCGAGAAGGGCATTGGAGGTCAAGAAATCAGAAGACAGAATTAGGGGGGAGATCGAGGAAAAAGGCAGAACACTGGCAGATGTTGTTGAGCTGTACAAATGGGAAAAGGTTCAGTGA
- a CDS encoding dihydrolipoyl dehydrogenase gives MKKYDAIVIGTGSGMIVVESLLNEKPDARIAVIDKDRAGGICLTRGCIPSKLIVSLADVLYDLEKLSDLIIAGVERVDFEKVMERMRNSIYPESEEIEKALRASDNIDYYRSIAKFKSSHVLSVDGQDITSKKIFIGSGSRPLVPKIKGLSDAGYLTSDTILNLREMPDSLAVIGGGYVAVEYGSFFARIGCDVTIVEMMPRILHSEEPEISRAVEDELVHHATVLTSHRVVEVKRKEGRRIVVAEGMKGRREIECEEILVAVGRAPNSDILKPENAGIETTKDGWIKVDEYLETNVPGIYVIGDANGKHMFRHVANREAIVAYLNAFHNAKIKMDYSVVPHAVFCQPEVASVGMGEKQAVEKFGKENVLVGYEEFSSTGVGIGLNLSGFAKVIVHRDGRILGAHIVGRSASVMIQEIVTAMSMGVHYRAITNALHIHPALSEVVSRAFGNLMTVDEYHQIS, from the coding sequence ATGAAGAAATATGATGCAATTGTAATAGGTACGGGTTCGGGAATGATTGTTGTGGAGAGTCTCCTCAATGAAAAACCCGATGCCAGAATTGCCGTCATCGACAAGGATCGTGCGGGCGGAATATGTCTCACAAGAGGCTGCATACCTTCCAAGCTGATAGTCTCTCTGGCAGATGTTCTCTACGACCTTGAGAAACTTTCTGATCTCATCATAGCAGGAGTTGAGAGAGTTGATTTTGAGAAAGTAATGGAACGGATGAGGAACAGTATTTATCCTGAAAGCGAAGAGATAGAGAAGGCTCTTAGAGCTTCAGATAATATAGACTACTACCGGTCAATTGCCAAATTTAAATCCTCGCATGTACTTTCCGTTGATGGACAGGATATAACTTCTAAAAAAATTTTCATCGGTTCGGGATCCAGACCTCTTGTTCCAAAAATAAAAGGGCTGAGTGATGCCGGCTATCTCACAAGCGATACGATCCTGAACCTAAGGGAAATGCCTGACAGCCTCGCCGTCATAGGTGGCGGATATGTTGCAGTAGAGTATGGCAGTTTTTTTGCGAGAATTGGATGTGACGTCACGATTGTGGAGATGATGCCAAGAATACTGCACAGTGAGGAACCGGAAATATCGAGGGCGGTTGAGGATGAGCTTGTGCATCATGCGACCGTTCTCACATCTCACAGGGTTGTTGAGGTTAAAAGAAAGGAAGGTAGAAGGATTGTGGTTGCAGAAGGAATGAAGGGAAGAAGGGAGATAGAATGTGAGGAAATACTTGTGGCTGTTGGAAGAGCCCCCAATTCAGACATATTGAAGCCTGAAAATGCAGGCATAGAGACGACGAAGGACGGCTGGATAAAGGTTGATGAATACCTGGAAACGAACGTGCCCGGAATTTATGTGATAGGGGATGCCAATGGGAAGCACATGTTCAGACACGTTGCGAACAGAGAAGCCATTGTGGCCTACCTCAACGCCTTCCATAATGCAAAAATAAAAATGGACTACTCTGTCGTTCCGCACGCAGTTTTCTGCCAGCCCGAGGTTGCGAGCGTAGGGATGGGGGAGAAGCAGGCAGTTGAGAAATTCGGAAAGGAAAACGTTTTAGTTGGTTATGAAGAGTTCAGCTCGACTGGTGTTGGCATTGGCCTTAACCTGAGCGGATTCGCCAAAGTTATAGTGCACAGGGATGGCAGGATACTTGGGGCACACATAGTGGGAAGGTCAGCTTCCGTGATGATACAGGAAATAGTGACAGCAATGTCTATGGGAGTTCATTACCGGGCAATAACAAATGCTCTGCACATTCATCCTGCGTTGAGCGAGGTTGTGAGCAGAGCCTTCGGTAACCTTATGACTGTAGATGAATATCACCAGATATCCTGA
- the hsp20 gene encoding archaeal heat shock protein Hsp20 — translation MVWRRRRRDWDDEWDIFDEFFGRFRIDDIFEKMMRDIEEVFRKAEMGEIKPIVRGFSIRIGPDGKPEIREFGTKPTIRDTGIEERKPLVDVIETDNEVQVIAEMPGVNKEDIELNATERSLEIRAEGENRKYYETVELPVEVEPDSAKARYNNGVLEVILRKKTPKKGGKRIKIE, via the coding sequence ATGGTGTGGAGGAGGAGAAGAAGAGACTGGGATGATGAATGGGACATATTTGACGAGTTTTTTGGAAGGTTCAGGATAGATGACATCTTCGAAAAAATGATGAGAGATATTGAGGAAGTGTTCAGAAAAGCTGAAATGGGTGAAATAAAGCCAATAGTCAGAGGATTCTCAATCAGAATCGGTCCAGATGGGAAGCCTGAAATCAGAGAATTCGGAACAAAGCCAACCATCAGGGATACGGGCATAGAGGAGAGAAAGCCACTGGTAGATGTGATCGAGACAGACAATGAAGTTCAGGTTATAGCCGAGATGCCGGGTGTGAATAAAGAGGACATTGAGCTGAATGCCACTGAAAGATCCCTCGAAATCAGGGCTGAAGGGGAGAACAGAAAATACTACGAGACCGTTGAACTGCCGGTTGAGGTAGAACCGGATTCTGCAAAGGCTAGATATAACAACGGAGTGCTGGAGGTAATCCTCAGAAAGAAGACGCCAAAGAAGGGCGGTAAGAGAATAAAGATCGAGTGA
- a CDS encoding CDC48 family AAA ATPase yields MEDISLKVAEAYYRDVGRGIARIDPAVMEKLGLQSGDIVEIVGKSSVPAIVWPSYPEDRGTGIIRIDGNLRSNAGVGIDDRVKVRKVKPKPAEKVTLAPTEPVRLMGGEAYLLRLLEGRPVIRGQKIRVEVFGHTLTFVITATKPSGVVVVSRKTAIELKEKPVEEVKRAVPDVTYEDIGGLKRELRLVREMIELPLKHPELFQKLGIDPPKGVLLYGPPGTGKTLIAKAVANEVDAHFITISGPEIMSKYYGESEQRLREIFEEAKENAPAIIFIDEIDSIAPKREEVTGEVERRVVAQLLALMDGLEARGQVIVIGATNRPDSLDPALRRPGRFDREIEIGVPDKEGRKEILEIHTRKMPLAEDVDLEELADLTNGFVGADLEALCKEAAMHALRRVIPELDIEAEEIPAEIIENLKVTRDDFMEALKNIEPSAMREVLVEVPSVKWEDIGGLEHAKQELMEAVEWPLKYPDVFRAANIKPPRGILLFGPPGTGKTLLAKAVANESNANFISVKGPELLSKWVGESEKHVREMFRKARQVAPCVLFFDEIDSLAPRRGGIGDSHVTERVVSQLLTELDGLEELKDVIVIAATNRPDMIDPALLRPGRIERHIYIPPPDKKAREEIFRIHLRGKPLADDVNIEELAEMTEGYSGADIEAVCREAGMLAIRELIKPGMTKDEAKKAAEKLKITRRHFEEALKKVKPSLTKEDIKKYEKMIEDFHRMYA; encoded by the coding sequence ATGGAGGATATTAGTTTGAAAGTTGCTGAAGCTTACTATCGTGATGTTGGAAGGGGGATCGCAAGAATCGATCCTGCAGTAATGGAGAAGCTCGGACTGCAAAGTGGCGACATAGTGGAGATAGTGGGAAAAAGCTCGGTACCGGCAATAGTATGGCCCAGCTATCCGGAGGACAGGGGCACGGGTATCATCAGGATAGACGGCAATCTCAGAAGTAATGCTGGGGTGGGTATCGACGACAGGGTTAAGGTAAGAAAGGTAAAGCCAAAACCCGCTGAAAAAGTCACTCTAGCACCTACAGAGCCTGTAAGGCTGATGGGTGGTGAAGCATACCTGCTAAGACTGCTGGAGGGAAGACCGGTTATCAGGGGGCAGAAAATAAGGGTGGAAGTTTTCGGTCACACGCTGACCTTTGTGATCACAGCCACAAAACCTTCCGGAGTGGTTGTGGTTTCAAGAAAAACCGCAATTGAGCTGAAGGAAAAACCGGTGGAAGAAGTTAAAAGGGCAGTTCCCGACGTCACCTACGAGGACATCGGAGGTCTGAAGAGAGAACTTAGGCTCGTCAGAGAGATGATAGAGCTGCCTCTGAAGCACCCCGAACTCTTTCAGAAGCTCGGAATTGATCCGCCAAAGGGTGTGCTGCTTTACGGTCCGCCCGGAACCGGCAAAACTCTGATTGCCAAGGCCGTTGCCAATGAAGTTGATGCACATTTCATAACAATAAGCGGTCCGGAAATAATGAGCAAGTATTACGGTGAGTCTGAGCAGAGGTTGAGAGAAATTTTCGAGGAGGCAAAGGAGAACGCTCCGGCAATAATATTCATCGACGAAATTGATTCAATTGCTCCGAAAAGAGAGGAAGTTACTGGTGAGGTTGAGAGAAGAGTTGTGGCTCAGCTACTCGCCCTCATGGATGGACTTGAAGCTAGGGGGCAGGTGATCGTCATTGGTGCTACCAACCGTCCGGACTCTCTTGATCCAGCGTTGAGAAGACCCGGAAGATTCGACAGAGAGATAGAGATTGGAGTGCCGGACAAGGAAGGAAGAAAGGAGATACTCGAAATTCACACAAGGAAGATGCCTCTTGCAGAGGATGTCGACCTCGAAGAGCTGGCGGATCTGACAAATGGATTTGTCGGTGCGGACCTCGAGGCTCTCTGCAAGGAGGCCGCAATGCACGCTTTGAGGAGGGTGATACCGGAGCTGGACATTGAGGCAGAGGAAATCCCTGCAGAGATAATTGAAAACCTGAAGGTGACAAGAGACGACTTCATGGAGGCATTGAAGAACATTGAGCCATCGGCAATGAGAGAGGTACTTGTGGAAGTTCCCAGTGTTAAGTGGGAAGATATTGGGGGTCTGGAGCATGCAAAGCAGGAGCTTATGGAGGCAGTTGAATGGCCTTTGAAGTATCCGGACGTCTTCAGAGCCGCAAACATCAAACCGCCGAGAGGAATACTGCTATTCGGACCTCCTGGAACCGGAAAGACGTTGCTGGCGAAGGCTGTTGCCAATGAGAGCAATGCAAACTTCATAAGCGTGAAAGGACCAGAACTCCTCAGCAAATGGGTGGGTGAGAGCGAGAAACACGTCAGGGAGATGTTCAGAAAGGCAAGACAGGTTGCCCCCTGTGTTCTGTTCTTCGATGAGATAGACAGCCTGGCACCAAGAAGAGGAGGCATCGGGGACTCGCATGTGACAGAAAGAGTTGTAAGCCAGTTGCTCACTGAATTGGATGGTCTGGAAGAGCTGAAGGACGTGATAGTAATTGCGGCAACTAACAGACCGGACATGATCGACCCCGCATTGCTCAGACCGGGAAGAATAGAGAGGCACATCTACATCCCGCCTCCCGATAAAAAGGCGAGGGAAGAGATATTCAGGATCCATCTCAGAGGAAAACCGCTTGCTGATGACGTAAACATTGAGGAGCTAGCAGAGATGACTGAGGGATACAGCGGTGCGGACATCGAGGCAGTATGCAGAGAAGCAGGAATGCTGGCGATAAGAGAGCTGATAAAACCGGGCATGACAAAGGATGAAGCTAAAAAAGCTGCTGAAAAACTCAAGATTACCCGGAGACATTTCGAAGAAGCGTTGAAGAAAGTGAAGCCCAGCCTTACCAAAGAAGACATAAAGAAGTATGAAAAAATGATTGAAGACTTTCACAGAATGTATGCTTAA
- a CDS encoding ArsR/SmtB family transcription factor: MVSEAESVLEILGNESRRRILELLSKKPCYVSEISYYLGMAPKVVIEHLEKLEKSGIVASFEEGRRRYYYIPKSIRLEVVISPHKFEATIRDGEDYDIPSLMREIRNEFNMIEKLRTESISEIYRALRVAEDLQNRFSRVQSVLAARFNQIVERMLNEVERVLSDDLERLVMLGLAKGLRSAAEIAECFRLPYREVERALISLSKKGLVKQEERNGELIWIIK, encoded by the coding sequence ATGGTAAGCGAGGCGGAAAGTGTGCTTGAAATACTGGGAAACGAAAGCAGAAGAAGGATACTCGAACTGCTTTCAAAAAAGCCTTGCTACGTCAGTGAGATTTCATATTATCTCGGCATGGCGCCCAAGGTTGTAATTGAGCATCTGGAGAAGCTGGAGAAGTCCGGCATAGTTGCAAGTTTTGAAGAGGGAAGAAGAAGATACTACTATATCCCAAAGAGTATCCGCCTCGAAGTTGTAATATCTCCCCATAAATTCGAAGCCACGATAAGAGACGGTGAAGATTATGATATCCCATCTCTGATGAGGGAAATCAGAAACGAGTTCAACATGATTGAAAAGTTAAGAACTGAGTCCATATCTGAGATCTACAGGGCTCTAAGAGTCGCAGAGGATCTGCAAAACAGATTTTCACGGGTTCAGAGTGTTCTTGCCGCCAGATTCAATCAAATCGTAGAGAGAATGCTTAATGAGGTTGAAAGAGTTCTCAGCGACGACCTTGAAAGACTTGTGATGCTGGGACTCGCAAAAGGACTGAGAAGTGCTGCCGAAATTGCAGAGTGCTTCAGACTCCCTTACAGAGAAGTAGAAAGAGCCCTGATTTCCCTCAGCAAAAAGGGACTGGTAAAGCAGGAGGAAAGAAATGGTGAATTAATATGGATAATTAAATAA